Proteins co-encoded in one Arachis stenosperma cultivar V10309 chromosome 7, arast.V10309.gnm1.PFL2, whole genome shotgun sequence genomic window:
- the LOC130941913 gene encoding transcription factor MYB8 — translation MGHRCCTKQKIKRGLWSPEEDEKLLRYITTHGHKSWSSVPKFAGLQRCGKSCRLRWINYLRPDLKRGSFTLEEEQIIIDIHRILGNRWAQIAKHLPGRTDNEVKNFWNSCIKKKLISQGLDPQTHTLLSSHRRITTSSSSNFSNNNNDSFLIITSNMPNSANNNAPIIETSQGLSSSSSLPTNNQAQPSVVQAPSSIVTSSDFCYEPSRIIENNNSNNSNVSNIICSHNYSRMNNSIPSKNSLLWNSRTDHDAEDFRVQTLEEGQGMQHSLHAAADDDDDEIREANNIIEMNTNASLEGSNNDNNNNNNFDFGLLESVLNSEFMSHDINYMDELAWNF, via the exons atggGGCACCGTTGCTGCACCAAACAGAAGATCAAAAGAGGGTTGTGGTCTCCTGAAGAAGATGAGAAGCTTCTCAGATATATCACAACTCATGGCCACAAAAGTTGGAGTTCTGTCCCTAAATTTGCAG GATTGCAAAGATGCGGAAAGAGTTGCAGATTGAGATGGATAAATTACCTGAGGCCAGATCTGAAGAGGGGCTCCTTCACTTTAGAGGAAGAGCAGATCATAATTGACATTCATAGAATTCTCGGAAACAG ATGGGCTCAAATAGCGAAGCACCTACCTGGTAGAACAGACAATGAGGTCAAGAATTTCTGGAACTCTTGCATTAAAAAGAAGCTCATATCTCAAGGCCTAGATCCACAAACACAcactcttctctcttctcacaGGAGAATTACaacctcatcatcatcaaacttctctaacaataataatgattCCTTTCTCATTATTACTTCAAATATGCCAAACAGTGCTAATAATAATGCTCCCATTATTGAAACTAGCCAAggcctttcttcttcttcttcactacCTACCAATAATCAGGCTCAACCAAGTGTTGTTCAAGCACCGTCTAGCATTGTTACCTCATCGGATTTTTGTTATGAACCATCAAGAATAATAGagaataataatagtaataatagtAATGTCTCCAATATTATTTGTTCTCATAATTATTCACGCATGAATAATAGTATCCCATCTAAGAATAGCTTATTATGGAATTCAAGGACTGATCATGATGCTGAAGATTTCAGAGTTCAGACATTGGAAGAAGGGCAAGGAATGCAACATTCACTACATGCTGCtgctgatgatgatgatgacgagATCAGAGAAGCTAATAATATCATTGAGATGAATACTAATGCTTCTTTGGAGGGCTCCAATAatgataataacaataataataattttgacTTTGGGTTGCTGGAAAGTGTACTTAACTCTGAATTCATGTCTCATGATATCAACTATATGGATGAACTTGCATGGAACTTTTAG